A region of Chloracidobacterium sp. DNA encodes the following proteins:
- a CDS encoding VWA domain-containing protein, with protein MKKASLIFIFTFLFSTAAFSQGAKPAQSATPPEDNDVVKISTSMIQIDVSVNDSKGKVIIDLRPEEIEIYENGEKQRITNFSFISSVKTTTETPKVIDKNAIPVPPVALRPENVRRTYALVVDDLSLSFESAYQTRRALKKFVDEQIQEGDLVAIIRTGAGIGALQQFTSDKRILYAAIEKVKWNAQGSGGISAFAPIDATPDTSLQTDLSETLDDAELTTTGTGLTLDDFRTSVFATGTLGALRYIVTGMSELPGRKSVILFSDGFKIFETDANGNQESGPVFDFLQQLVDVANRASVVFYTVDARGLQYTGFTAVDNISDTSPDSMNALSQDRRDELFDTQEGLSFLAEETGGLAIKNNNDLSSGVRRILNDQSYYLIAYEPDSDTFDATKRKFNKLDVKVLRKGATVRYRSGFFNVADRSEKPVSNLPPVAQLETALVSPFAVSGINMRLNALFGNDEKTGSFVRSLLHIDANDLKFTDEKDGTKKAAIDVLAMSFGDNGQIVDQLAKNYSLILKPDAYRKAVAEGIIYQFAFPVKNAGAYQYRVAIRDTQGGKIGSASQFIEVPNLKKNKLTVSSIVLENMTNVSNPLSDTALRRIKAGSLLSYNYFVYNAKLNSAKLPQLQTKIRIFRDGKLILDGVQKPLALRGQTDMRRLRTRGGLAIGDKFMPGDYVLQVVVIDELTKAKQLIATQFVQFEIVG; from the coding sequence ATGAAAAAGGCGTCGTTAATTTTTATATTCACGTTTTTGTTTTCGACTGCGGCTTTTTCGCAAGGTGCAAAACCGGCACAGTCTGCTACGCCGCCCGAAGATAATGATGTCGTAAAAATATCGACCAGCATGATTCAGATCGATGTTTCGGTGAATGATTCGAAAGGTAAGGTCATCATTGACCTTCGGCCTGAAGAGATCGAGATCTACGAAAACGGCGAAAAGCAGAGGATCACAAATTTCTCATTCATTTCCAGTGTAAAGACCACCACCGAAACACCAAAAGTCATTGATAAAAATGCGATCCCTGTGCCGCCGGTTGCGCTCAGGCCGGAGAACGTTCGGCGGACTTATGCGCTTGTGGTTGACGACCTTTCACTGTCGTTTGAGAGCGCGTATCAGACGCGCAGAGCGTTAAAGAAATTTGTTGATGAACAGATACAGGAAGGCGATCTGGTCGCGATCATTCGCACCGGCGCCGGCATCGGCGCTCTGCAGCAATTTACTTCGGACAAACGCATACTTTACGCGGCCATTGAAAAAGTTAAATGGAACGCGCAAGGCAGTGGAGGCATTAGCGCTTTCGCACCGATCGATGCTACTCCGGATACTTCCCTTCAAACCGATCTGTCTGAAACGCTTGACGATGCTGAACTGACGACAACGGGTACTGGCCTAACTCTCGACGATTTTCGCACCAGTGTTTTTGCTACCGGCACGCTCGGCGCTCTTAGGTACATTGTCACCGGAATGAGCGAATTGCCGGGTCGCAAATCGGTGATACTTTTTTCGGACGGCTTTAAGATCTTTGAGACAGACGCGAACGGGAATCAAGAAAGCGGTCCCGTTTTTGATTTTCTGCAGCAGCTTGTTGATGTGGCAAATCGAGCCTCAGTGGTTTTTTATACGGTGGACGCTCGCGGCCTGCAATACACAGGCTTTACCGCGGTGGACAATATTTCGGATACAAGCCCTGACTCAATGAATGCGTTAAGCCAGGACCGCCGTGACGAGCTTTTTGACACGCAGGAAGGGCTCAGCTTTTTGGCGGAAGAAACCGGCGGCCTCGCTATAAAGAACAACAATGATCTAAGCAGCGGCGTTCGCAGAATACTGAACGATCAAAGTTATTATCTGATCGCTTACGAACCGGACTCAGACACATTCGACGCTACAAAACGCAAATTCAACAAGCTCGATGTCAAGGTGCTGAGAAAGGGAGCGACAGTGCGTTACCGAAGCGGATTTTTCAATGTTGCTGACCGTTCAGAAAAACCCGTTTCCAACTTGCCCCCGGTAGCGCAGCTCGAAACTGCGCTGGTCTCGCCTTTCGCTGTCAGCGGCATCAACATGCGGCTTAACGCTCTTTTTGGCAACGACGAAAAAACCGGATCGTTCGTTCGTTCGCTGCTTCATATCGACGCGAACGATCTGAAATTCACCGACGAAAAAGACGGTACGAAAAAGGCCGCCATCGACGTGTTGGCGATGAGTTTTGGCGACAACGGGCAGATCGTCGATCAGCTGGCAAAAAATTATTCGCTCATTTTAAAACCGGATGCGTATCGTAAGGCCGTCGCCGAAGGAATCATTTATCAATTTGCGTTTCCGGTCAAAAATGCCGGAGCTTATCAATATCGTGTTGCGATCCGCGACACACAGGGCGGTAAAATTGGTTCTGCCAGCCAGTTCATAGAGGTGCCGAATCTCAAGAAAAATAAACTTACCGTGTCGAGCATCGTTCTCGAAAATATGACCAACGTGTCAAATCCCCTGTCGGACACTGCACTCCGACGAATAAAAGCAGGATCGCTGCTTAGCTATAATTATTTTGTTTATAACGCAAAACTAAACTCTGCAAAACTGCCGCAATTGCAGACAAAGATCCGCATTTTTCGAGATGGCAAACTTATTCTCGATGGTGTGCAAAAACCGCTCGCTCTTCGCGGCCAAACCGATATGCGGCGCCTAAGAACGCGCGGCGGCTTGGCGATCGGTGACAAATTTATGCCCGGCGACTATGTCCTTCAGGTCGTCGTCATTGACGAACTCACGAAAGCCAAACAACTGATAGCGACGCAGTTTGTGCAGTTCGAGATCGTGGGGTAA
- a CDS encoding S9 family peptidase: protein MKKIQWLVVAVITFSAVAFAQDKLLTLDDIFNPDAAKRVRFGGTQVFVQWSPDGKSFKQTVNGRLMRVDAATGQAVPYYDSGSLANALMRVGLKADEANGLANSAGLHFNADETSILINNAKDLWFYDISSRTLKRLTNNTAEEKEEDFSPDGKLVSFVRGNNLFAIDVAKGGEKQLTRDGREGDKAIYNGYLDWVYEEELYGRGQKRGYWWSPDSKFIAFLRLDESPVPKFTLTNDVPQPQEVETTSYPKAGDPNPIVKLGIANVGKTSFVPNAGKIPKVGDKLPPSLLRVGDAVKFVDTSQYKPDDLLIARVAWAPNSQTVTFQALNREQTYLDLNAAALDGKVRKLLTEESPAWVEVYDNPEFFADGSFVWQSARTGWRHLYRYNAAGQLMNQLTLGNWEVRSLHGMDEKTGWIYFSGTKNSHIAENVYRVSLSENEVQRLSDGNGWHSASFNRDFSQFVGFSSDASTPSQARLIKSNGTLTRVINENKVDVLSQYKLSKPEFLNVKTRDGFEMEAMMIKPSDFDPSKKYPVFQYTYSGPHAPSVANRWQGSRMMWFQMLAQKGYIVWVCDNRSASGKGEESVWPIYKRMYELELRDLEDGVNYLKSLPYIDGERIGLHGWSYGGSMTSYAMTHSKAWKIGIAGGTGTDWRLYDSIYTERYMMTPQNNPEGYDRTSIVKAAKNLSGKLLLIHGQIDDNVHMQNTTQFIYELQKADKQFDLMIYPTARHGITNPAQVKHWYTMMTEFILKNL from the coding sequence ATGAAAAAAATCCAATGGTTAGTTGTTGCCGTAATTACGTTTTCGGCTGTCGCATTTGCTCAGGACAAGCTGCTTACGCTCGACGATATTTTCAATCCAGATGCCGCGAAACGGGTGCGGTTTGGCGGGACGCAGGTTTTTGTGCAGTGGTCGCCAGATGGGAAGTCGTTTAAACAGACTGTCAATGGAAGATTGATGCGCGTCGATGCGGCGACGGGTCAGGCGGTGCCGTATTATGACAGCGGTTCGTTGGCGAATGCCTTGATGCGTGTCGGCCTGAAGGCGGACGAAGCAAATGGATTGGCAAACTCTGCGGGACTGCATTTCAATGCTGATGAAACTTCTATACTGATCAACAATGCGAAGGACCTTTGGTTTTACGATATTTCCAGCCGCACGTTAAAGCGTCTTACGAACAACACCGCCGAGGAAAAAGAAGAAGACTTCAGCCCTGACGGCAAATTGGTGAGCTTCGTTCGCGGCAATAATCTTTTTGCCATCGATGTTGCAAAGGGCGGCGAAAAGCAGCTCACGCGTGACGGACGCGAGGGCGACAAGGCGATCTACAACGGCTACCTTGATTGGGTTTACGAAGAAGAGCTTTACGGACGCGGACAGAAACGCGGTTACTGGTGGTCGCCGGATTCAAAATTTATCGCATTTCTCCGGCTCGACGAATCACCGGTGCCGAAGTTCACGTTGACGAACGACGTTCCGCAGCCTCAGGAAGTCGAGACGACATCCTATCCAAAAGCAGGCGATCCAAACCCGATAGTTAAGCTGGGCATTGCCAATGTTGGTAAGACTTCGTTCGTGCCAAATGCCGGAAAAATTCCCAAGGTCGGTGACAAATTGCCTCCGTCACTTCTTCGTGTTGGTGACGCTGTGAAGTTTGTTGACACTTCGCAATACAAGCCGGACGATCTGCTGATCGCTCGTGTTGCTTGGGCACCAAACAGTCAAACCGTTACTTTCCAGGCGCTCAATCGCGAACAGACATATCTCGACCTGAATGCTGCAGCACTGGACGGCAAGGTCAGGAAGCTCTTGACCGAAGAGTCGCCCGCCTGGGTCGAGGTCTATGACAATCCTGAGTTTTTCGCCGATGGCAGCTTTGTGTGGCAGTCGGCGCGAACCGGATGGCGGCACCTTTATCGTTACAATGCAGCAGGACAGCTAATGAACCAACTTACGTTAGGCAATTGGGAGGTGCGTTCGCTGCATGGCATGGATGAAAAGACAGGCTGGATATATTTTTCTGGGACAAAGAACAGCCATATCGCTGAGAATGTCTATCGCGTCAGCCTTAGTGAAAACGAAGTTCAGCGGCTCTCGGACGGCAACGGCTGGCACTCGGCATCTTTTAATAGGGACTTTTCACAATTCGTCGGCTTTTCGAGCGACGCAAGCACACCTTCGCAAGCGAGGCTCATTAAATCAAACGGAACACTGACACGCGTTATCAACGAGAACAAGGTCGATGTGTTGTCACAATACAAATTGAGCAAGCCTGAATTTCTCAACGTAAAAACGCGCGACGGTTTTGAAATGGAAGCGATGATGATCAAGCCGTCCGATTTTGATCCGTCAAAAAAATACCCAGTGTTTCAATACACTTATTCAGGGCCACACGCTCCGTCGGTTGCAAACCGCTGGCAGGGCAGCAGGATGATGTGGTTTCAAATGCTAGCGCAGAAAGGCTACATCGTCTGGGTTTGTGATAACCGTAGTGCGAGCGGTAAAGGCGAAGAATCCGTCTGGCCGATCTACAAGCGAATGTACGAACTCGAACTTCGTGATCTCGAAGACGGAGTGAATTATCTTAAATCTTTGCCGTACATTGACGGCGAGCGCATCGGCCTGCACGGTTGGAGCTACGGCGGTTCGATGACGTCGTATGCTATGACGCACAGCAAAGCATGGAAAATCGGCATCGCCGGCGGCACCGGAACTGATTGGAGGCTTTACGATTCGATCTACACCGAACGTTACATGATGACGCCGCAAAACAATCCTGAAGGCTACGACCGAACATCGATAGTCAAAGCCGCAAAAAATCTCTCAGGCAAGCTGCTGCTCATCCACGGCCAGATCGACGACAACGTCCACATGCAAAACACGACCCAGTTCATCTATGAACTACAAAAAGCCGACAAACAATTTGACCTGATGATCTACCCAACCGCCCGCCACGGCATCACAAACCCAGCCCAGGTCAAACACTGGTACACAATGATGACGGAGTTTATTTTGAAGAATTTATAA
- the ettA gene encoding energy-dependent translational throttle protein EttA, translating into MSTPEPNKIIFSMVKVSKFYDKKPVLKDIYLSFFYGAKIGVLGLNGSGKSSLLRIIAGTDKEFNGEVVFSQGYSVGYLEQEPKLDESKTVKQIVEEAVQATVDLLKEYEEINAKFAEPMDDDAMNALIERQGAVQEKLDHADAWDLDSRLEMAMDALRCPPPETIVKNLSGGEKRRVALCRLLLQKPDILLLDEPTNHLDAETVGWLEQHLQKYEGTIIAVTHDRYFLDNIAGWILELDRGEGIPFKGNYSSWLEQKGERLALEKRSEDKLQKTLERELEWIRMSPKGRHAKSKARINDYEAMVATESEKHADDLEIYIPPGPRLGDIVIEAHGVSKGYGDTILFENLEFSLPKGGIVGVIGPNGAGKTTLFRLITGQDTADSGSFKVGETVKLGYVDQSRDSLGGEKTVFDEIADGLDNVTLGTRTMNARTYVSKFNFSGADQQKFVGHLSGGERNRVHLAKMLKTGANVLLLDEPTNDIDVNTMRALEEALENFAGCAVVISHDRWFLDRIATHILAFEGDSHVEYFDGNYSEYEADRKRRLGHDADQPHRIKYRSLTRA; encoded by the coding sequence ATGAGTACACCAGAACCAAACAAGATCATCTTTTCGATGGTCAAAGTTTCAAAATTTTACGATAAGAAACCTGTCCTTAAGGACATTTACCTTTCGTTTTTTTACGGCGCGAAGATCGGCGTGCTTGGGCTGAATGGCTCGGGTAAATCGTCCTTGCTGCGGATAATCGCGGGCACGGACAAGGAATTTAACGGTGAGGTTGTTTTTTCGCAGGGCTATTCTGTTGGCTATCTCGAACAGGAGCCAAAGCTCGACGAATCGAAGACGGTCAAACAGATCGTTGAGGAAGCAGTTCAAGCGACGGTTGACCTTCTCAAAGAGTACGAAGAGATCAACGCGAAGTTTGCCGAGCCGATGGACGATGATGCGATGAATGCACTTATCGAGCGTCAAGGCGCGGTGCAGGAAAAGCTTGATCACGCTGATGCATGGGACTTAGACTCGCGGCTTGAGATGGCGATGGATGCGTTGCGATGTCCGCCGCCGGAGACGATAGTTAAAAACTTGAGCGGCGGAGAAAAGCGCCGCGTTGCTCTGTGCCGTCTGCTGCTGCAAAAGCCTGATATTTTGTTGCTAGACGAGCCGACAAATCACCTTGACGCCGAGACGGTCGGGTGGCTCGAACAGCATCTGCAAAAATACGAAGGCACGATCATCGCCGTTACGCACGACCGTTATTTCCTCGACAACATTGCGGGTTGGATACTCGAATTAGATCGCGGTGAGGGAATTCCGTTCAAAGGAAACTATTCGAGTTGGCTCGAGCAAAAGGGCGAGCGTCTCGCGCTGGAAAAACGCAGCGAAGACAAGTTGCAAAAGACGCTCGAACGCGAGCTTGAATGGATACGAATGTCTCCGAAAGGCCGCCACGCGAAATCGAAGGCTCGTATCAACGACTACGAAGCGATGGTTGCGACGGAATCAGAAAAGCATGCTGACGACCTCGAAATATACATTCCGCCCGGCCCGCGGCTCGGCGATATCGTCATCGAGGCGCACGGCGTTTCGAAAGGCTACGGCGACACGATCCTATTCGAAAATCTCGAATTCTCGCTGCCAAAGGGCGGCATAGTCGGCGTTATCGGGCCAAATGGCGCCGGTAAGACGACGCTGTTCCGGCTCATCACCGGGCAGGACACAGCCGATTCCGGTTCGTTCAAAGTTGGCGAGACGGTCAAACTCGGGTACGTTGATCAGTCGCGCGACAGCCTCGGCGGCGAGAAAACGGTTTTTGATGAGATCGCCGACGGGCTCGATAACGTTACGTTGGGAACGCGAACAATGAACGCACGGACATACGTGTCTAAATTCAACTTCTCGGGCGCTGATCAGCAGAAATTTGTCGGTCACCTTTCGGGCGGCGAACGCAACCGCGTTCACCTTGCTAAGATGCTAAAGACCGGTGCCAACGTGCTGCTTCTCGATGAGCCAACTAACGACATCGACGTGAACACGATGCGTGCGCTCGAAGAAGCTCTCGAAAACTTTGCCGGCTGCGCCGTTGTAATTAGTCACGACCGCTGGTTCCTCGATCGCATCGCGACGCATATTCTTGCGTTCGAAGGCGACAGCCACGTCGAATATTTTGACGGCAATTACAGCGAGTACGAAGCAGACCGCAAACGCCGTCTCGGCCACGACGCCGACCAACCGCATCGGATCAAGTACCGCAGTTTGACACGAGCCTAG
- a CDS encoding DUF2254 domain-containing protein, with product MPIRTDRDRAILLVSILAVFLIGWGLFINTRSVFAQAEPMMRAALGAWVSIGVTILVTTFSFVFVALSLVSVQFSPRIVRHFWHRDRFRALFLWSSIAVCAFCFVVQFTENSPLHALGLFLGAYQTFVLFPLFLGYLADNLNAATITKSIADRTVAEIDGVYDLVPDDSAREVADGTIVSERSGFLEKIDADLLVRASERLANTHPESLIRVTNYLGSFVEVGSSLATIEPPVPIDSELETLIRKSFSIQKFRSFDQDVEYGIRQLVDIGIKAISPAVNDPTTCVNCIHYLGVIIKELATRDLDSKIAKDVAKHRVIIKEPSFEQFVDDAFDQIFHFGRRDHVIVRTLIGSLAEVTTAVGDEKRLRILVREVAEMELSELSRPDGETAFETAEQRNYLRKSLVRFYKTAAIRAEAIGETALAAEYLGIQRGYADAIE from the coding sequence GTGCCGATCCGAACAGACCGTGACCGGGCGATACTGCTCGTTTCTATACTAGCGGTATTCTTGATCGGCTGGGGGTTATTCATCAATACGCGATCCGTTTTCGCGCAGGCGGAGCCCATGATGCGTGCGGCTTTGGGCGCTTGGGTCTCCATCGGTGTGACGATTTTGGTGACGACCTTTTCATTCGTATTCGTCGCTCTGTCATTGGTATCGGTGCAATTTTCGCCGCGGATCGTGCGGCATTTTTGGCATCGCGATAGGTTTCGAGCGTTGTTTCTTTGGTCCTCGATCGCTGTTTGCGCCTTCTGTTTCGTGGTCCAGTTCACCGAAAATTCGCCACTGCATGCCCTCGGTCTATTTCTCGGAGCATATCAGACGTTTGTTTTGTTTCCATTGTTTTTGGGCTACTTGGCGGACAATCTGAATGCCGCCACGATAACAAAAAGCATCGCCGACCGGACCGTCGCCGAGATTGATGGCGTTTACGATCTTGTGCCGGACGATTCTGCGAGGGAGGTTGCAGACGGCACGATAGTTTCGGAACGAAGCGGATTTCTTGAGAAGATCGACGCCGACCTGCTGGTACGAGCCAGCGAACGTCTCGCAAATACTCATCCGGAAAGTTTGATACGCGTCACGAATTATCTGGGCAGTTTTGTCGAGGTTGGTTCGTCATTGGCTACGATCGAGCCGCCGGTTCCTATCGACAGTGAGCTGGAAACGTTGATCAGAAAGAGTTTTTCGATTCAGAAATTTCGCAGTTTTGATCAGGACGTCGAATACGGAATCAGGCAGCTTGTCGATATCGGCATCAAAGCTATCTCCCCTGCGGTCAATGATCCGACGACGTGCGTCAATTGCATTCATTATCTGGGCGTTATCATTAAAGAACTTGCTACGCGCGATCTCGATTCGAAGATAGCGAAGGATGTCGCAAAACACCGTGTTATCATCAAAGAGCCGAGTTTTGAGCAGTTTGTCGATGATGCGTTCGATCAGATATTTCATTTTGGGCGACGCGACCATGTCATCGTCCGTACGCTGATCGGCTCGTTGGCCGAGGTCACAACAGCTGTCGGTGACGAGAAAAGACTGCGGATCTTGGTCCGTGAAGTTGCGGAAATGGAACTTTCTGAGCTGTCGAGGCCCGACGGCGAAACGGCCTTCGAAACGGCCGAACAGCGAAACTATCTTCGCAAATCGCTCGTAAGATTTTATAAGACCGCAGCGATACGAGCCGAGGCCATCGGCGAAACGGCACTCGCCGCAGAGTATCTGGGCATACAGCGTGGCTATGCCGATGCCATAGAATAG
- a CDS encoding transglycosylase SLT domain-containing protein — MFERSIRLGVSFLLLAVLFTVGCSAQQNEEQALRSLREMTRNGKLPPEDFVAGLESRFAGKKTGALAKLLHARIRYDNGDFTGAAAILNADVFAKKTKLADHALWLRGQALQKAGNHADAAKAFETLIRNFPDFIRVRDAKLAWATSAISASRAIDIPPFLIDLTEKNDADALLLTAKAFEAQGLQADAIKYYRRTYFFAAGSTAAKEAETKLTSLAQPLTPQTSDEQLARAEKLFNAKSFADAASAYSDLAANFPAAATPQTRLKRLTALANSGKMPDALTALNSLPESSKEREEAHRQLVLGYAKAKMWPQARSTADEMKQRFPYGTLVAKTFIDAGFAARDAKNRTDEAYFLNRAVAAFPNAVEVAQAQFETAWMQHENKNFALSSQMFIDHLARYADKDTASRGKAGYWAARDSERSGKINEACALYDAVIYRYSANWYGYLAFGRLTTLKNQGNCRTNTAVDPTVTKAIANLKTVTVAAETAIEKEVARTEKSEELSTIGLFDWAIDELQEAKKTAEKSPKINLALAKHYRLKGDNVNALLALAKSYPDYAQMFPEEMGREEWEVFYPLLNWAEIKYWASERQLDPYQVAGLIRQESVFNPQARSHANAFGLMQLLVPTAQSMAKKYVSKTSMVTSDSLYQPPLNIELGTAYMKDQLAKFGRIEYMAVAYNAGPGRVPQWRATLPAEMDEFVEAIPFKETKGYVQGVIRNSAQYRRLYDESGNFKQNVGTRPLRGEIDSKPHEEFVAEYPDINIDDRGE, encoded by the coding sequence ATGTTCGAAAGATCTATTCGCCTCGGCGTATCCTTTTTATTACTTGCTGTTTTATTCACCGTCGGCTGTTCCGCACAGCAGAACGAAGAACAGGCTTTGCGAAGCCTTCGTGAAATGACCCGTAACGGTAAGCTGCCTCCTGAAGATTTTGTGGCCGGGCTTGAATCGCGGTTTGCCGGTAAAAAGACAGGCGCTCTGGCAAAGCTGCTCCATGCCCGCATTCGCTATGACAATGGTGATTTCACAGGCGCGGCAGCGATATTGAACGCAGATGTTTTCGCAAAGAAAACTAAGCTCGCCGATCACGCCTTGTGGCTGCGCGGACAAGCTCTGCAAAAAGCCGGAAATCATGCAGATGCTGCAAAAGCCTTTGAAACTTTGATTCGTAATTTTCCTGATTTTATAAGAGTTCGTGATGCGAAATTGGCGTGGGCGACTTCAGCGATCTCGGCGAGCCGAGCCATAGATATTCCGCCTTTCCTTATAGACTTAACTGAGAAAAATGACGCAGACGCATTGCTTCTCACGGCAAAGGCTTTCGAAGCGCAAGGCTTGCAAGCCGACGCCATAAAATACTATCGGCGCACATATTTCTTTGCAGCAGGTTCGACCGCGGCAAAGGAAGCCGAAACTAAATTGACGTCGTTGGCACAGCCGCTAACTCCACAGACCAGCGACGAACAGTTGGCTCGAGCGGAGAAATTATTTAACGCTAAAAGTTTCGCAGACGCCGCATCGGCTTATAGCGATCTGGCTGCAAATTTCCCCGCTGCCGCTACGCCGCAAACACGACTAAAACGACTGACCGCACTGGCAAACTCCGGCAAAATGCCGGATGCTCTAACCGCACTCAATTCGCTACCCGAATCATCCAAGGAGCGCGAAGAAGCTCACCGGCAACTCGTCCTCGGCTATGCAAAGGCAAAAATGTGGCCGCAGGCCCGTTCAACCGCTGATGAAATGAAGCAAAGGTTTCCATACGGAACACTTGTCGCCAAAACCTTCATCGACGCTGGTTTTGCGGCTCGTGATGCCAAAAATAGAACCGACGAAGCCTATTTTCTAAATAGGGCTGTCGCCGCGTTTCCCAACGCTGTCGAGGTTGCTCAGGCGCAATTTGAAACCGCCTGGATGCAGCATGAAAACAAGAATTTTGCCCTTTCGTCGCAAATGTTCATCGACCACCTTGCACGTTATGCGGATAAAGACACTGCTAGCCGAGGCAAAGCCGGTTACTGGGCCGCAAGAGACTCTGAACGCTCCGGCAAGATAAACGAGGCGTGTGCTCTTTACGACGCTGTGATCTATCGCTACTCGGCGAATTGGTATGGCTATCTGGCATTTGGCCGTCTGACGACATTAAAAAATCAAGGCAATTGCCGTACAAACACCGCTGTCGATCCCACAGTCACAAAAGCGATAGCCAATCTCAAAACGGTCACAGTCGCGGCTGAGACGGCAATCGAAAAGGAAGTTGCTCGAACTGAAAAGAGCGAAGAGCTAAGCACGATCGGCTTGTTTGATTGGGCGATCGACGAACTTCAGGAAGCAAAAAAAACCGCCGAAAAAAGCCCGAAGATCAATCTCGCTCTCGCCAAACACTACCGATTAAAAGGCGACAACGTAAACGCCCTGCTCGCTCTTGCCAAAAGCTACCCCGATTACGCTCAGATGTTTCCCGAGGAAATGGGTCGCGAGGAATGGGAAGTTTTCTATCCGCTCTTAAACTGGGCTGAGATCAAATACTGGGCCAGCGAACGGCAGCTTGACCCTTATCAAGTCGCGGGTCTAATTCGGCAGGAGTCCGTATTTAATCCGCAAGCGCGTTCACACGCAAATGCCTTCGGCCTGATGCAGCTTCTCGTGCCGACAGCTCAGTCGATGGCAAAAAAATACGTTTCTAAAACCTCGATGGTCACGTCCGATTCTCTCTATCAGCCGCCACTTAATATCGAGCTCGGCACGGCTTATATGAAAGACCAGCTTGCCAAATTTGGCCGCATAGAATACATGGCCGTTGCTTATAACGCCGGCCCCGGCCGCGTTCCGCAATGGCGTGCGACTTTACCCGCCGAAATGGACGAATTTGTCGAAGCCATCCCTTTCAAAGAAACGAAAGGCTACGTTCAGGGCGTCATACGCAACTCCGCCCAATACCGCCGCCTCTACGACGAATCCGGCAATTTCAAACAAAACGTTGGCACTCGGCCTTTACGCGGCGAGATCGACAGCAAGCCGCACGAGGAATTCGTTGCAGAATATCCAGATATCAATATCGATGATCGTGGAGAGTAG
- the menC gene encoding o-succinylbenzoate synthase, with amino-acid sequence MFTIRSVELIEINMPLVHFFETSFGRTYERRIVLVRVEDTDGGEGWGEVTCGETPSYSDEWTDSAWVTIEKILAPMVVGKTVEKAADVWNAFAKVRGHRMSKASIETACWDLEAKKLGIPLWRHIGGVLTEIDCGVSIGIQDSLEKLFEKIQTELEAGYRRIKIKIKPGWDYDVIRQVREHFGDIPLMGDANSAYTLNDIELFKGMDEFGLMMFEQPLAHDDMLNHAKLQREIKTPICLDESIKSPDDARKAIELGACRIINVKLGRVGGYTQAKQIEKVCSEANIPVWCGGMLESGIGRAHNIAMSTLAGFTLPGDVSASKRYWDEDVIEPEVEVSPHGTITAPKGSGIVFKVRTNTTNKLAKRTVTIDA; translated from the coding sequence ATGTTTACTATCCGCTCCGTCGAACTCATCGAGATCAACATGCCGCTTGTCCATTTTTTTGAGACGAGCTTTGGCAGAACGTATGAGCGGCGGATAGTTCTGGTACGTGTCGAGGATACTGACGGCGGCGAAGGCTGGGGCGAAGTAACGTGCGGCGAGACGCCGTCGTATTCGGACGAATGGACAGACTCGGCGTGGGTGACGATAGAGAAAATTCTCGCCCCGATGGTCGTCGGAAAGACGGTTGAAAAGGCTGCGGATGTCTGGAATGCTTTTGCTAAAGTTCGCGGCCACCGAATGTCGAAGGCCTCTATTGAAACAGCCTGTTGGGATCTCGAAGCCAAAAAACTCGGCATCCCGCTTTGGCGGCACATCGGCGGTGTGCTAACTGAGATAGACTGCGGCGTTTCGATTGGCATTCAGGACAGCCTCGAAAAGCTCTTTGAAAAAATACAAACAGAACTCGAAGCCGGTTACCGCCGCATCAAGATCAAGATCAAGCCCGGCTGGGATTACGATGTCATTAGACAGGTTCGTGAGCATTTTGGCGATATTCCGCTGATGGGCGATGCGAATTCGGCTTACACTCTCAATGACATCGAGCTATTTAAAGGCATGGACGAATTTGGCTTGATGATGTTCGAGCAGCCGCTCGCTCACGACGACATGCTCAACCATGCTAAATTACAAAGAGAGATTAAAACGCCGATCTGCCTCGACGAGTCGATAAAATCACCCGACGACGCACGCAAAGCCATCGAGCTAGGCGCGTGCCGTATCATAAATGTTAAACTTGGCCGCGTCGGTGGTTATACCCAGGCAAAGCAGATCGAAAAGGTCTGCAGCGAAGCAAATATTCCTGTCTGGTGCGGCGGAATGTTGGAAAGTGGCATCGGCCGCGCCCACAACATCGCGATGTCAACGCTCGCCGGATTCACGTTGCCTGGCGACGTTTCGGCAAGTAAGCGTTATTGGGACGAAGACGTTATCGAGCCGGAAGTTGAGGTTTCCCCTCATGGAACAATAACTGCTCCCAAAGGATCGGGAATCGTTTTCAAGGTCCGAACGAATACAACCAATAAACTGGCAAAGCGGACGGTGACAATCGATGCGTGA